From the Fulvia fulva chromosome 2, complete sequence genome, one window contains:
- a CDS encoding Beta-mannosidase B, whose protein sequence is MGEAPKSSTMAQALQVVDIADGWTFKQTDAEEWMPVSHFPTNVHLDLMHNKKIEDPFLGFNELKCEWVGEQAWSYRVKIPSASVASSGVKHILAFDGLDTFATVKLNDKIILESDNMWIMHRVDVTDLLSSDKESTLEIDFKSALLEARKIKDAHPEHKWVGFNGDMARLAVRKAQYHWGWDWGPVLNTCGPWKAVRLETYQARVDDLRVDYEVNSTFDKVSGTIVATIEGGSGKTVEFTASLKGERVFKHSAEVGSDGLAKVEFHINKPKLWYPHGYGAQALYDISATVTTGEHKLHTLSKRTGFRKGELIQEPDEVGKTFFFRFNGVDVFCGGSDWIPADNFTPRITNEKYRKWIQMMVDGHQVMIRVWGGGIWEEDVFYDTCDELGVLVWQDFMFGCGNYPCFPEILKSIEDECVCQTKRLRHHPSLAIYAGNNEDYQVQEQTGLTYDYEDKDPESWLKTDFPARYIYEKLLPDVVAAHTPHVPYHPGSPWGDGKISSDPTVGDMHQWNVWHGTQEKYQIYDTLGGRFNSEFGMEAFPHIDTIKWYVTDPTQLYPQSHMIDFHNKADGHERRIATYLVENFRTQTDLEKYIHLTQLSQAEAMMFGYRGWRQRWGQKRFCGGALLWQLNDCWPVTSWSIVDYFLRKKPAYYAVRRVLAPIAVAVKRAHHDWSVVHARPAKSLDYECWVASSKTTEVTATVELRFISIATGKDIKAKVVKKDVKITANGTTEILKGTIDNVQEEPHVLAARIWVEEELVSRDVDWPQPLKYLDFRERDLEVVPEGGKITIRAGKPTKGVVFEEREGILVNDSALDIVPGDEQVVSVTGLGPNDHSLNWTYLGAP, encoded by the exons ATGGGAGAAGCTCCCAAGTCATCCACCATGGCGCAAGCTCTACAGGTTGTGGACATTGCTGACGGCTGGACCTTCAAGCAGACAGACGCAGAAGAGTGGATGCCAGTGTCTCATTTTCCTACTAATGTCCATCTGGATTTAATGCATAACAAGAA GATAGAAGATCCGTTCCTTGGCTTCAATGAGCTCAAATGTGAATGGGTCGGCGAGCAAGCATGGAGCTACAGAGTGAAGATCCCGTCTGCATCGGTTGCAAGTAGCGGCGTCAAGCATATCCTTGCTTTCGATGGCTTGGATACATTCGCCACAGTCAAGCTCAACGATAAGATCATCCTAGAGAGCGACAACATGTGGATTATGCACCGCGTGGATGTGACAGATCTCTTATCCTCGGACAAAGAGAGTACTTTGGAGATTGACTTCAAGTCTGCATTACTAGAAGCACGCAAGATCAAGGATGCCCATCCCGAACACAAATGGGTAGGCTTCAATGGAGATATGGCCCGACTGGCGGTTCGGAAAGCTCAGTATCACTGGGGCTGGGACTGGGGCCCAGTGCTCAATACTTGTGGTCCGTGGAAAGCAGTCCGTCTTGAGACCTATCAAGCGCGCGTGGATGATTTGCGGGTGGACTACGAGGTCAACAGCACTTTCGACAAGGTCAGTGGTACCATTGTTGCAACCATCGAGGGTGGATCTGGCAAGACTGTGGAGTTCACTGCCTCACTGAAGGGAGAACGAGTCTTCAAGCACAGCGCAGAGGTAGGGTCGGACGGGTTGGCCAAGGTGGAATTTCACATCAACAAGCCAAAGTTATGGTACCCGCATGGATACGGAGCGCAAGCACTCTATGACATTTCTGCAACCGTCACGACTGGAGAACACAAGCTCCACACACTGTCAAAACGTACAGGATTCCGCAAAGGAGAGCTGATACAGGAGCCAGACGAAGTTGGAAAGACATTCTTCTTCCGCTTCAATGGCGTTGATGTGTTCTGTGGAGGTTCAGACTGGATCCCTGCTGACAATTTCACACCTCGCATCACCAATGAGAAGTACAGGAAGTGGATTCAGATGATGGTCGATGGGCATCAAGTAATGATTCGCGTCTGGGGTGGCGGTATCTGGGAAGAAGACGTCTTCTATGACACCTGCGATGAGCTGGGTGTACTTGTGTGGCAAGACTTCATGTTCGGCTGCGGAAACTATCCGTGTTTTCCAGAGATACTCAAATCGATCGAGGACGAATGCGTATGCCAGACGAAGCGACTGCGACACCACCCTTCACTGGCAATATATGCCGGCAACAACGAGGACTACCAGGTGCAGGAACAGACGGGCTTGACATACGATTATGAAGACAAGGACCCGGAAAGTTGGCTCAAGACCGACTTCCCAGCACGCTACATATACGAGAAGCTACTCCCGGACGTGGTCGCTGCGCACACACCACATGTGCCTTATCACCCTGGCTCGCCATGGGGTGATGGCAAGATCTCCTCAGATCCAACGGTGGGCGACATGCATCAGTGGAACGTATGGCATGGTACTCAGGAGAAATACCAGATCTACGATACCCTGGGTGGTCGTTTTAACAGTGAATTTGGCATGGAAGCATTCCCGCACATCGACACCATCAAGTGGTATGTGACCGATCCAACACAGCTGTATCCACAGAGCCACATGATCGACTTCCACAACAAAGCCGATGGCCACGAACGCAGAATAGCAACATACCTCGTCGAGAACTTCCGCACTCAGACCGACCTCGAGAAGTACATCCACCTGACCCAGCTCAGCCAAGCTGAAGCCATGATGTTTGGCTACCGGGGCTGGCGGCAACGTTGGGGTCAGAAGCGCTTCTGCGGCGGCGCATTACTGTGGCAGCTGAACGACTGTTGGCCGGTGACTTCCTGGTCAATAGTCGATTACTTCTTGCGAAAGAAGCCCGCATACTACGCTGTACGCAGAGTACTAGCACCAATTGCCGTCGCCGTCAAACGCGCGCATCACGACTGGAGTGTAGTCCACGCGCGGCCTGCTAAGAGCCTCGACTACGAGTGCTGGGTCGCAAGCTCCAAGACTACGGAAGTAACTGCCACGGTGGAGCTCCGTTTCATCAGTATCGCTACTGGCAAGGACATCAAGGCGAAGGTGGTGAAGAAGGATGTCAAGATCACTGCCAATGGCACGACCGAGATTCTCAAAGGCACCATCGACAACGTCCAGGAAGAACCACATGTCCTGGCCGCGAGAATTTGGGTTGAAGAGGAGCTCGTATCTCGCGATGTGGACTGGCCTCAACCACTGAAGTACCTGGACTTCCGCGAACGGGATCTGGAAGTCGTGCCAGAGGGCGGCAAGATCACGATCAGAGCTGGGAAGCCGACCAAAGGGGTAGTCTTTGAGGAGCGAGAAGGCATTTTGGTCAACGACAGTGCTCTTGACATCGTTCCCGGTGATGAACAAGTAGTGTCGGTTACAGGTCTGGGACCAAACGACCATTCCTTAAACTGGACGTATCTTGGCGCGCCTTGA
- a CDS encoding Fatty acid hydroxylase vlmA, which translates to MSTTTTTITAPAVPVTIDRRPKDSMKSTWRKDETQWGFYHKFLNLLNVFHIDDDKEVPIHAKTDKMPYLTEWSCNVWILYHAAWPIALQYAWNAATGRDMHSIAVFLLFTVAMQLNSIHEVRVLRRLGHRFGFLDGDKHERDDVPDVAVAKVFSSLQLTTTVRPALAVLLAYSASNSMSLSWWLPLELGLYAIVLDGFFYAYHRSCHELNGLWQYHRTHHLTKHPTPLLSSYADHEQEVLEIALIPLATYVVLRYGLGLPMGFHDWWVCHEYIIYAEAFGHSGLRVWSTTPGTASWFLKAFNCELMIEDHDLHHRKGWRKSHNYGKQTRLWDRIFGTCGKRIESVEGNCDMDNKFNFPLW; encoded by the coding sequence ATGTCGACGACAACAACGACAATCACCGCCCCAGCGGTGCCAGTCACCATCGACCGACGACCCAAAGACTCGATGAAATCAACATGGCGAAAAGACGAGACCCAGTGGGGTTTCTACCACAAGTTTCTGAACCTCTTGAACGTATTTCATATCGACGATGACAAGGAGGTTCCAATCCATGCAAAGACCGACAAGATGCCATATCTCACAGAATGGTCATGTAATGTCTGGATCCTCTACCACGCGGCATGGCCCATCGCTCTGCAGTATGCATGGAACGCCGCAACGGGCAGGGATATGCACAGCATCGCTGTCTTTCTCCTCTTCACGGTCGCTATGCAACTCAACTCTATCCACGAAGTGCGCGTCCTGCGCCGACTAGGACACCGCTTTGGATTCCTCGACGGCGACAAGCACGAACGAGATGACGTACCGGACGTTGCAGTCGCAAAGGTCTTCTCATCCCTTCAACTCACCACCACCGTTCGACCTGCTCTCGCCGTTCTCCTGGCTTACAGCGCAAGCAACTCCATGTCCCTCTCCTGGTGGCTTCCACTAGAGCTGGGACTGTACGCCATCGTTCTGGACGGATTCTTTTATGCTTATCACCGCTCGTGCCACGAGCTCAACGGTCTATGGCAGTACCACCGCACCCATCATCTCACCAAGCACCCAACACCGCTTCTGTCAAGTTACGCAGACCACGAGCAGGAAGTTCTTGAGATTGCCTTGATTCCACTCGCCACTTACGTGGTCCTTAGGTACGGCTTGGGGCTACCGATGGGATTCCACGATTGGTGGGTATGCCACGAGTACATCATCTACGCCGAAGCGTTCGGTCACTCTGGTCTCCGTGTCTGGTCCACCACACCAGGCACCGCTTCATGGTTCCTTAAGGCGTTCAATTGTGAGCTCATGATTGAGGATCATGATCTGCACCACCGCAAGGGCTGGAGGAAGAGCCACAATTATGGAAAGCAGACGAGGCTTTGGGACCGTATCTTTGGAACTTGCGGCAAGAGAATTGAGTCTGTTGAGGGCAATTGTGATATGGACAATAAGTTCAATTTTCCTTTGTGGTAG
- a CDS encoding Lactose regulatory protein LAC9 has protein sequence MYHTFQAGSTSGAPEGEGGKATRPVGGSRRISTSNACVECRRRKIRCDGTQPCGQCQWYQHPELCAYSKPAQRVVPSRKIVDKLQSQVDQYHSVFARLFPGKQLEDFLSLPREGLINLAVTLPASNPSVGNTPEPLGNIAEIVQRSDGAESLEALEQAPEQDPENDEVKRLRDKIQGISDDVNGLSISIDKASTYVGISSINAAMKVIFRTAPIARPFISNRSAETTEPSRANTPPPYVRDPDPNYLPPADVGEKLIDFYFAHIHVLMPMIDEDQFRHSYLYGTRTDPPWLALLNMVLALGSLASSTCDNEDHIAFYQRARKHIDAESFGSGSLFVLQALSLLSGYYLHYLNRPNEANGIMGATLRMATAHGLHREYSESHRNSPPGGTVIMSGLEVPVEIRRRTWWSLYCLDSWASITTGRPSLGRTGSGITIQSPRVPEQMNNAQYLASLRLLPIIHNIGFCKIATKVQDLLAAHSMIGYDDLFVLDSELEKWHDDLPPILRDVVDRPARTQRTSSISGNYKHISPKPPTSSASNKNPFDFSQPPERDKTACPEVLKTPRAIMHWRYQNLRILMHRPLLLATALRRTPYANMSTEEKLAVGRCRIVAGQAIADIDATCQEDLIAGWNAVWLMYQAVMVPLVSLFSVLALPPATANSESPSLTPGGSDASAIIPGSDEDTAKWKHEIERSIQFFDRMQHFSVAARKSRDVVQRLYDATKYVSEHHAQLHQQQQDMLRRRHSAAHPQPLNTDTMGAYEAVADPNHMALNAPDMVQNYAFMPARAWNMSPNAEAAMNEFWDDMMWDTLPTDLPDTSNFVENMEGGEWWQQPTQDWSHWNGNNV, from the exons ATGTATCATACGTTTCAGGCCGGGTCGACCTCAGGCGCGCCAGAGGGCGAGGGTGGCAAAGCAACACGACCAGTCGGCGGATCGAGACGTATATCAACTAGTAACGCGTGCGTGGAGTGTCGGAGACGGAAGATACGATGCGATGGAACCCAGCCATGTGGCCAGTGTCAGTGGTATCAGCATCCAGAACTATGCGCCTACTCGAAACCTGCGCAACGAGTTGTGCCTTCCAGAAA GATTGTAGACAAACTTCAATCTCAGGTCGACCAGTATCACTCGGTCTTCGCTCGGCTATTCCCAGGCAAACAACTTGAGGACTTCCTCTCGCTGCCTCGGGAGGGTCTCATAAACCTCGCCGTGACACTGCCAGCATCCAACCCATCTGTTGGGAATACACCGGAGCCTCTGGGGAACATAGCGGAGATTGTGCAGAGGTCTGATGGAGCAGAAAGTCTCGAAGCACTCGAACAGGCCCCGGAACAGGATCCTGAGAACGATGAAGTGAAACGACTGAGGGACAAGATCCAAGGCATCTCGGACGATGTTAATGGCCTTTCGATCTCGATTGACAAGGCATCGACCTATGTTGGCATATCTTCGATCAACGCCGCCATGAAAGTGATCTTCAGAACAGCACCAATTGCTCGTCCCTTCATCTCAAACCGCTCGGCAGAGACCACGGAACCAAGTCGAGCAAATACACCGCCACCCTATGTACGCGATCCGGACCCGAACTATCTGCCTCCTGCAGATGTGGGCGAGAAGCTcatcgacttctacttcgcACACATACATGTCTTGATGCCGATGATTGACGAAGATCAATTCAGGCACAGCTATCTCTACGGCACGAGAACAGACCCCCCCTGGCTCGCTCTCTTGAACATGGTCCTCGCGCTGGGATCACTTGCGAGCTCAACTTGCGATAACGAGGACCATATAGCTTTCTACCAGCGAGCCCGGAAGCACATTGATGCCGAGAGCTTTGGCAGCGGCAGCCTGTTCGTACTTCAGGCCCTCAGTCTGCTCAGCGGGTACTACCTGCACTACTTGAACAGACCAAACGAAGCGAATGGCATCATGGGCGCAACACTTAGGATGGCCACGGCGCATGGTCTGCACAGAGAGTACAGCGAATCGCACCGGAATAGCCCTCCCGGTGGTACAGTGATCATGAGCGGGCTTGAAGTGCCTGTTGAGATCAGGAGGCGAACCTGGTGGAGCCTGTACTGTTTAGATTCGTGGGCAAGCATCACCACTGGTCGACCATCTCTCGGACGTACTGGTTCAGGAATCACGATTCAGAGCCCACGAGTGCCAGAGCAGATGAACAATGCGCAGTATCTGGCTTCACTACGGCTGTTACCCATCATACATAACATCGGGTTCTGTAAGATCGCGACAAAGGTTCAGGATCTTCTGGCGGCGCACTCGATGATCGGGTATGACGACCTCTTCGTCTTGGACTCAGAACTCGAAAAGTGGCACGATGACCTGCCGCCAATTCTGAGGGACGTCGTTGATCGGCCCGCACGCACGCAAAGGACGAGCTCGATAAGCGGCAACTACAAACACATATCGCCAAAGCCTCCCACTTCTTCCGCATCGAACAAGAATCCGTTCGACTTCTCACAGCCACCGGAGCGGGACAAAACAGCATGTCCTGAGGTGTTGAAAACACCCCGAGCAATCATGCACTGGAGATATCAGAACCTTCGAATACTGATGCATAGACCTCTCTTGTTGGCCACGGCGCTGAGACGAACGCCATACGCCAACATGTCCACAGAGGAAAAGCTTGCCGTCGGGCGGTGCAGAATCGTGGCAGGACAAGCAATAGCTGATATCGATGCGACCTGCCAGGAAGATCTCATCGCTGGGTGGAACGCTGTCTGGCTCATGTACCAGGCGGTCATGGTGCCGTTGGTATCGCTGTTCTCTGTACTGGCACTACCTCCAGCCACGGCGAATTCGGAAAGTCCTTCGCTCACACCAGGAGGGAGCGACGCATCGGCTATTATCCCTGGAAGCGATGAAGACACCGCAAAGTGGAAACACGAGATTGAGCGGAGCATCCAGTTCTTCGATCGCATGCAGCACTTCTCAGTAGCTGCAAGGAAGAGCCGAGACGTGGTGCAGCGGCTCTACGATGCAACGAAATATGTCAGCGAGCACCACGCACAGCTCCATCAACAACAGCAAGACATGCTCAGGCGCCGACACTCGGCAGCGCACCCACAACCTCTTAACACAGATACCATGGGCGCATACGAAGCAGTAGCCGATCCCAATCACATGGCTCTGAACGCACCTGACATGGTCCAAAATTATGCCTTCATGCCGGCTCGAGCTTGGAACATGAGTCCGAACGCAGAAGCTGCGATGAACGAGTTCTGGGACGATATGATGTGGGATACACTCCCGACTGATCTGCCTGACACGAGTAACTTTGTCGAGAATATGGAGGGCGGTGAGTGGTGGCAGCAGCCGACACAAGACTGGTCTCATTGGAACGGTAACAACGTGTGA
- a CDS encoding putative alcohol acetyltransferase FCK4 translates to MAANTHVLRPAVNAGYNEHRCIARDVLGLYGSIVTLGTYVSTHEAPPLIDVTYKALKHCIAQHAALTRTDDQNTPGSHVHFLADAFSDDHVKAAISLLEIAHNRPLFEYEQRPQWQLWIAPSVSGSSDQAAKHYQVAFASSHALAGGMSGVAFHKTFLQALHNLKELQYDEGIIFEPPGSVMLPPPQEVAGTLTISWTFLLGPLVREYCPSWLAQTLGVSQDLTDAGGAAHAWAGASSRPKVQAEGSRLIKTNVHVVSAPQDVLRRVLDTCRQHGARLTGLLNHLFARALASALQAKGQHFTRFIAETALDLRRCLPAGKNQMANYVSAVDEVINVGYDQHPAAEGLSAKDWKDISETSKKLAQASSTLADQSVALLKYLSNFREWTSRNAEEPAKAAFGMSNLGTFSAPAGSDPTWKVSNMIFSQSANGVGTPFDVNVASAENGDLMIVISWCPGMLGVDDERAFVETFCNDVVRHLELL, encoded by the exons ATGGCCGCCAACACGCACGTGCTCCGTCCTGCCG TTAATGCAGGATATAATGAACATCGATGTATTGCCAGAGACGTGCTCGGACTTTACGGCTCAATTGTCACGCTAGGCACCTATGTTTCCACTCATGAGGCACCACCATTGATAGATGTCACCTACAAGGCATTGAAGCATTGCATCGCGCAGCATGCAGCGCTCA CTCGCACGGATGACCAGAATACACCTGGATCGCACGTTCATTTCCTGGCGGACGCTTTCTCAGACGACCATGTCAAAGCCGCGATCAGTCTGCTAGAGATCGCACACAATAGACCATTGTTCGAATATGAGCAACGTCCCCAATGGCAACTCTGGATAGCTCCTTCTGTATCAGGTTCTTCCGACCAGGCAGCCAAGCATTACCAAGTAGCGTTTGCAAGCTCACATGCCTTAGCTGGTGGCATGTCTGGCGTAGCATTCCATAAGACCTTCCTCCAGGCGCTACACAATTTGAAGGAGTTGCAGTATGACGAAGGTATTATCTTCGAGCCTCCCGGTTCAGTAATGTTACCACCGCCACAGGAAGTTGCTGGTACCCTCACGATCTCTTGGACCTTTCTGCTCGGACCTTTGGTACGGGAGTACTGCCCATCATGGCTAGCCCAAACTTTGGGCGTCAGTCAAGACCTTACCGATGCTGGTGGTGCTGCTCATGCCTGGGCTGGTGCTTCCAGTCGACCAAAAGTGCAGGCTGAGGGTAGTAGACTGATCAAAACAAACGTGCACGTTGTCTCTGCGCCACAGGATGTACTTCGGAGAGTGTTGGACACATGTCGCCAACATGGTGCAAGATTGACGGGACTGCTCAATCATCTATTCGCACGAGCACTGGCCTCAGCTCTGCAAGCAAAGGGCCAGCACTTCACGAGGTTCATCGCCGAAACCGCTCTCGATCTTCGAAGGTGTCTACCAGCAGGTAAGAACCAGATGGCCAACTACGTCTCAGCTGTCGACGAAGTCATCAACGTAGGGTACGATCAGCATCCTGCCGCTGAGGGCCTCTCTGCCAAGGATTGGAAAGACATCTCGGAGACCAGCAAGAAGCTCGCTCAAGCATCAAGTACTCTTGCTGATCAGTCTGTGGCGCTCTTGAAGTACCTCAGTAACTTCCGGGAATGGACCAGCAGAAATGCTGAAGAGCCTGCAAAGGCAGCTTTCGGCATGAGCAATCTGGGCACATTTAGTGCGCCTGCTGGCAGCGATCCAACCTGGAAGGTCAGCAACATGATCTTTTCCCAGTCGGCGAATGGCGTCGGGACACCCTTTGACGTCAACGTTGCGAGTGCTGAGAATGGCGACCTTATGATTGTCATCTCGTGGTGCCCTGGTATGCTTGGCGTAGACGACGAACGAGCTTTTGTTGAGACCTTCTGCAACGATGTGGTACGACACCTTGAATTGTTGTGA
- a CDS encoding Putative elongation of fatty acids protein encodes VINDIAPHLLSFRLPFEFDSRRSAGAWCTRCSENRAPCVEIIPRYDYPLAMAQGSGAQVYITKPVFAFTWDSLFPDNLPKALPPPVNERTIRAPFGIDKDLYNFALQPWIPFAFAAVYIVAVFSLNAYNRRRGNRPWAISRSPLFKYFVVLHNALLTIYSAATFLAMCRAIVHSWPEGGFQNPNGLAGIADSLCKIHGPRGLGDAATYNTTINIWEVKNTAIHLGYDSMPDPTDVGRLWNEGLAFWGWWFYVSKFYEVIDTLIIIAKGKRSATLQTYHHSGAMLCMWAGIRYMSPPIWMFVFVNSFIHALMYTYFTLSALGIRVNPTIKRTLTTMQIAQFLWGASYAAAHLFVQYDIPIATPYQIAATIQSAAASVTSAASETVSTISKVVESPAATGTLVALAKKLLLRAVGAEGIAQLVTEDKGGHIPAKIEEKIKDFNERSHAPQYETRWRTDWTKTNCIDTSGEAFAIYLNLLYLAPLTWLFARFFIKAYTGRGKPRRASHAAKQITQSGRTAAERTDETVEKLGKKVEDGIIEAEAKAKNVDVNKVHEQLRRDLQAVKEGTFRDRRVSDHVQNFEDKAKSAAEKVAQNVKDGVEKAKQEAKKMTNGTGSPRGNSPSKKNQATPRSGSPVKRNGGAPRTPSPTKKSRETAASRTQTSKTGGSVKGNKNGGNGEDSKKQQVAQDAKTNPQASSESAAKQDENLDQTEPTRDNEAQGSQGKENQPPSSGGGISAQLHEGLTYSEAVKESADSADDGDKDFPPSSESQNELASKQEANLAESQPTRPDPSDSVASIASDTDAMGKSGYNVQKPEAGNNKPPFVVSGRS; translated from the exons GTCATCAACGACATAGCACCACATCTCTTATCGTTCCGCTTACCATTCGAATTCGACTCCCGAAGATCAGCAGGCGCGTGGTGCACGCGTTGCTCCGAAAACAGAGCTCCTTGCGTTGAGATCATTCCTCGATACGATTACCCTTTAGCAATGGCGCAAGGCTCTGGAGCACAGGTGTACATCACCAAGCCTGTCTTCGCCTTCACTTGGGACAGCTTGTTCCCAGACAATCTGCCAAAAGCTCTCCCACCACCAGTCAACGAACGAACCATCCGGGCACCATTCGGCATCGATAAGGACCTTTACAACTTTGCGCTTCAGCCATGGATACCATTCGCCTTTGCGGCGGTATACATCGTCGCAGTCTTCAGTCTGAATGCATACAACCGAAGGCGAGGCAACAGGCCATGGGCCATTTCGCGATCACCGCTCTTCAAGTACTTCGTCGTTCTCCACAATGCGCTTCTCACAATTTACTCCGCGGCGACCTTCTTGGCAATGTGCAGAGCCATCGTTCACTCATGGCCTGAGGGTGGCTTTCAAAACCCGAATGGTCTGGCTGGCATTGCAGATTCGCTGTGCAAGATTCACGGACCGCGAGGACTGGGCGATGCTGCGACGTACAACACTACAATCAACATTTGGGAAGTCAAGAACACGGCTATACATCTTGGATATGATAGCATGCCAGACCCGACCGATGTGGGCAGACTATGGAACGAAGGTCTTGCCTTCTGGGGCTGGTGGTTCTATGTCAGCAAGTTCTACGAAGTCATCGATACCTTGATCATTATCGCCAAGGGCAAGAGGAGCGCAACACTGCAGACATATCATCACTCTGGTGCTATGCTGTGTATGTGGGCTGGCATTCGATACATGAGCCCACCGATCTGGATGTTCGTGTTCGTGAACTCGTTTATTCACGCTCTCATG TACACTTACTTCACACTATCTGCCCTGGGGATCCGAGTCAACCCAACGATCAAGCGAACCCTCACCACGATGCAGATTGCACAATTCTTGTGGGGAGCTTCGTATGCTGCGGCACATCTCTTCGTTCAATACGACATCCCAATCGCAACCCCATACCAAATCGCTGCCACCATACAATCTGCTGCCGCAAGCGTCACTTCCGCTGCATCGGAGACTGTATCCACTATCTCGAAAGTCGTCGAATCGCCAGCTGCGACCGGAACTCTGGTCGCTCTCGCAAAAAAGCTTCTACTCCGCGCTGTTGGTGCTGAGGGCATTGCTCAACTTGTCACTGAAGACAAGGGTGGACACATCCCTGCAAAGATCGAAGAGAAGATTAAGGACTTCAATGAGCGCAGCCACGCACCACAGTACGAGACGAGATGGCGGACCGACTGGACAAAGACGAACTGCATCGATACCTCCGGCGAGGCTTTTGCGATTTACCTCAACCTGCTCTACCTTGCACCACTGACTTGGCTGTTCGCTCGATTCTTCATCAAGGCTTATACTGGTCGCGGCAAGCCACGCCGTGCGTCGCATGCTGCAAAGCAGATCACACAGTCTGGCCGTACTGCTGCGGAGCGTACTGATGAGACTGTTGAAAAGCTAGGCAAAAAGGTTGAAGATGGCATCATCGAAGCTGAGGCGAAAGCGAAGAATGTCGATGTCAACAAGGTGCATGAACAGCTCCGCCGCGACTTGCAAGCTGTTAAGGAGGGCACATTCCGAGATCGCCGGGTTAGTGACCATGTGCAGAACTTCGAGGACAAGGCCAAGTCTGCTGCGGAAAAGGTTGCTCAGAATGTCAAGGATGGTGTTGAGAAGGCAAAGCAAGAAGCCAAGAAGATGACCAACGGTACTGGTAGTCCCAGGGGTAACTCTCCTAGCAAGAAGAACCAGGCCACTCCAAGATCTGGCTCGCCAGTGAAGAGGAATGGTGGCGCTCCAAGGACTCCATCGCCCACAAAGAAGAGTCGGGAAACTGCAGCTAGCCGCACACAGACATCAAAGACTGGTGGGAGTGTGAAGGGCAACAAAAATGGAGGTAACGGCGAAGACAGCAAGAAGCAGCAGGTCGCCCAGGATGCAAAGACCAACCCACAAGCTTCAAGCGAGTCGGCAGCTAAGCAGGACGAGAATCTCGACCAAACCGAGCCTACACGAGACAATGAGGCCCAAGGAAGCCAAGGCAAGGAGAATCAGCCCCCAAGCAGCGGTGGCGGTATCTCAGCGCAGCTACACGAAGGCCTGACGTACTCAGAGGCTGTCAAAGAGAGCGCTGACTCCGCCGACGATGGTGACAAGGACTTTCCTCCCTCGTCGGAATCGCAAAACGAGCTTGCATCGAAGCAAGAGGCAAACCTTGCCGAATCACAGCCCACACGTCCAGACCCCAGCGACTCGGTCGCGAGCATAGCATCAGACACTGACGCCATGGGCAAGTCTGGCTACAACGTGCAGAAGCCCGAGGCAGGCAACAACAAACCGCCCTTCGTGGTGTCTGGCAGGAGCTGA